The Brassica napus cultivar Da-Ae chromosome C7, Da-Ae, whole genome shotgun sequence genomic interval tttttacacatattaatatgttttcaagtatatttatatatatcctTCTATCAAACTACTAATTAAGTATACTAAATTCCAATTTTGTTTACTTTGGACAggataaaattagtttttttttttaatctgaatgattaatttaaaatagtatGATGTCACTGTTCGTATAAATAAGGCGTTCCAAATTTATTTAGTATTATGTATCAACCCTTGTACTCTTTCGTAATGTATGTAATATTTCATTGTTTTACTATAATGTTCTATAATGTCCTTTATCTTTGTATAATTAGAGTGGGGGAAAGTGGATAACCCATTCTGACGTATATATGACGTACGGATTAGGTGGTGATCGACCATTTATAACTACAGTATAAGCTTTTGGCCGTACGGACGACAAAAGTTTACTATCAAAGTCCAAAGTCCAATAGTCAATTTTTTGACgacaatattttaaatcttatgtattaaaacagaaatcacaattttaatttgtatgatttaatttttaatggacctattcctaaaaattatgttacatttaatctctaatcttatcatttaaattttgggtctaccaaaaatttttattggactattaataattggatttaaacaatagatgatccattgtatttatatatagtataaattaaatagatataatttaatgttgcaatactatacctctatatgttaaatatttgtcgatgttaacttttaaaattataaaaaaaaaatttttaaatagcaaaaattatattatctaacaatgattaatctttactaccttaaaccaatgaaaataaattttaaactatatagtttattttaaaaattaaaaaaatactaaatgtttaattatttactcgataatataaatctatgaatcgaaaagtttaattttttaaaaactttccaaatttgttaaatgttacaatatctttgaatatgacaataaaataatattttactaatctttatatatatagtttcgattttaacaatgaaataataatccgaatatatatatatagaagaagatacaaatacatgtgaaagtttgaaacaatctattcaatgaaaatatataccgtaaacttattatgttttaaaatttgatggacacatatattttataatatataccattttagaattgaaaacaaaatatttatataaaaataaatgaaaacaaaaatatgcgcggttgcgcggatcgagatctagtgtTCTCTTTAAAAGACAATACTTCAAATGTTCGCGCTTAATTCATAAGCTTTGGGGAAGTTTTAAATAGGACCATATGGATGGATGATGCAGATGACAAAGTCAATTATATCTTGAAACGATTAAATTTGGCgacactattttcttgaatttttttaatcatctaCGGAATATAATTCTCCTTCAAAAACTAACATCAACATCACAAATTCAAATTTGACTTATATCTTGATACGAGTAAATTAGGCGATACTATTTGCTTGAAGTATTTTCATCTTCTGTGGAATATATCTCCTTcaaaaacgaacaacaacatCACAAATTCAAATCCGACTTATATAATATGAAACACTATCTAATAGTTACCTATAAAACTTGGTAGAAAAACTAGATATTGAATTTTGGAGGGAGTTAGATTAGGTTAGCTCTATGAACCTCCAAACTTGACCACAATCTTTTGTATGTTTATGATCAAATGGTACATATAAACACAACGCGAATtgtatgttcaaaaaaaaaaacacacaacacaacacgaATTGTATGCGAGAAAAAACACGTTTTGTTGTTTGTCATGAACATAGAGACACGCGCACACACACGAAAACAAATGGAAGCATATTGGTAGACTTTTTGCTATGGGTCTGAAATTCATATACGCAACCGcccaaattaatttattttacaattattGGTAGACTTTATCTGATTCTTTGTTTTGAAGTCAATAGATTAATATTGCAGTTTTTTCTCCCAACTTATAATTTCAACTTTTTACGAAAAATGATGTTTTTGGGTTTTATAATACCCCGCAACCTTGTTTTAGTGAAATCTTAAacgatgcaaaaaaaaaaaggttagcaTAGAACCTAATAATTagagcaattctctcaaataaattattttcaggctttgtcacaaaaaaaactttcaaaaaaagaaaatgacaaaaatagattttagtaAAGAggtaaaagactcttataccttaaatatataaatataaattaaaaataaaataaaaatatatattcgaattatatgttttcaaattcgaacttttttataaaaatttttttgattttttttctttcaaattttccttttgaaattagaaaatattttttgaaactatttttaaaatttttatttttaaacttttaaaatttattttttatttttaaaatttttaaaatcccacCCCAAAATCTcacctcttaactctaaactttaaGGTATAGATTAATTAACTCTAAAGATAtaataagtgtatatttacctatttataaaatatgttggTTATGTTGATCATTAGAGcttatatttgtgacaaaaaaaaagtttggggACATCTAAAGTTGTATAAACTTAAAAAGAGCTAATTTGATATTCTATATTGGAAAAATATTTCTTTGGCCCCCTACCTTTTaggttattatttatttattttttggtaatcaaTTATGTATATTTCACACACATACACATGACAACATAACACTTTGCTTTATAAACTACGAAATGATCAGTTAtgagaccatgattaacctcaGTCTTTTAATTGGGGTTTTTAGATTCGGTTAATAGACGGTTCTTatcttttcttagattttaactaataaaaagtaaaaccaATCTTTTCTTAGCCGTCTCTTAACAGAAAAGtgtaaaaaacaagaaaaataataaaaaaaatcaaatcataaGTTAAAAACTTGGGTTAAAAGATTGGGGTTAATCATGCCGTTACCGATCAGAAATCATTATGATCTCTAAATGAAGAACGGTACCGCCAAAAAGTAATCGTATAATATACTTATATACAGCAATAAATAgatgtcaaacaaaaaatacagCAATAAATAGTTGACAGAGAGACATCAGACATGTATACCTTTTAGAAGGTCCACTGAAAAACAATACAcatgaaatgaaaaaattatgtcaaaatcgcAGCATTTATTCGATCACAAAGTGTTTATGTCCAATCCATGAGTCAAAAATTAACAGCTCATCCAAAATATCGTTCAACACATAACAAGCGGGACCTACATATCTATTATTGAGTTCCACGTGTACTTGTCTTAAATGGTGTTTGATACATACGCGTGTAAAGCGATTACAAAAACCTACGCCGTGATTTCAATTATATGGAGGCttacttttttctttaattacaTGCCAATTCATTGACACTCGTCATCCAATAGGTACTTTTGTAATCCCGTGTAACAAATAGTTATGACTCCATAGAAACTACTATACGTGCAGAAGTTAATGGAACTGAAGCTTCTATGGTTATATTTGTCTTTTCTAGTAAATATTACTCCGAGTCTTCTCAGGCTTGTCTTGTGTCTTGTTGCCTTTTCATTTACTCGTTGTCTCGCAGTTGTAGAGATGATATAAAAGAAATACCAGTGTAGATGtaattaatcattaatttttttgactcaataattaatagtttatttGAAATAATACTTTAGATTTTGCTGGGATGCATGTAGGCTTCGGACAAATAGACTATCCGGAGAATTTTAAAGTATCCGGATCTGAATTTTTATCCGGCGTatccatatttttattatttttatctggATTCGGGGTTCCCGGATAACCGGGTATCGAGTatctttctaaaaattgtaatatccggcagATATCCGGATATCCTTaaaattaatagtaaataatatttaactatatcaaagtattaacaataatttaaaaataaaaaaatatataagatttttaattatttttgtatatactattacaaatttatatatactattataaaagattatataaactaatttgtatatatagatattactatttttgaaataattatcaataaaagttacggatccggatattcgAATTCGGATTCTGTTTTGACGAATCCAACATTTTattatccggattcggatccagCCCTTCgcatatccggattttcggagtGGATCCGAATatgatctcggatcgaatccaaATCTTAGATAATAAATCCAGGCCTAGATGCATGTGGTTGATCTTGTGATCATAAAAATGAAATACGTATAACATATACAGGTTATATGGTGAATCATTTGGACCTAGAAGTTTGTTTGGCTCATACGTTCCCATTAATACCTTTTGGGGAACATGACATAAgtcaataatgtaattaataaaatatttatttcatgtCTATATCAGGAAATTTTAGCATCTCATATCAATTATACATCATTGAATCATATGTAAAAGTAAAGCCgtccaaatataaatatttaaatataaagtgGATATCAATAATGAAAACTCCATTactaaaaatagtagtaataaACCCTTAagtaaaaacaagaaaacaatgaTATTTTACATGTAAACAAATGCAAATACACAAAAACAagtcttaaaattttaaaagtaaaataaaaacgaTCCAACaatgaatttattttgtttcttgaatTCATATGATAACACCACAAATGTCCAAAAAATCTGGAATATCAAACTTCATGAGATTATTGCAATAGCTTTCCATTTCATCCTCAGTGGTGCAACTGGTACTGTTGATGTAAGTTGTGGAGCATGAGTTTAACGTAGTGGGGCTTGAGGATGGTGTGTTCAAGACCGAATTAGTGAAGTTGAAACTTTGATCTGAATAAGAAGGATCTAGTACAAAACTAGAGCTTTCATAATCGTTAAACGTTGGAATATTGCAATCTTGGACCAACGTATTCGAGGTTGAAACGAGAGTATGTTCTCCGAAACCATTGAACCGATGGTCCATGTTATTAAACTGAGCTTCATTGGGGAATGGGGGCAAGCAAGACTGGAGTTCTTGATGGTCGGTTTGGTATTGATTTACTCCGGTTTGGTTAACGTCATTATGATAACCCGTATGGTTCTCGTGGGTGCTCGAGTCATGATCCACCATGTAGTTTTGGGTTTGGttttgagagaagagagaagtaGCGAGCTTGAGTATTTCGGGGTTAACCAATGGATATTGTTGCTGCTGACGATGAGCATCCATCATGAGTGTTGACATGTTAACATGATGTGATTCATGTGAAGAGGAATTGTATAGAGATGATGCTAAGATGGTTGAGATGTCGAGGAGATCGAGTCGCGGACTGTGAGTCACAGGATCGATTCCCATTCTAATCAACTTCTTTCTTATATGTGTGTTCCAAAAGTTCTTGATCTCGTTATCAGTTCTTCCGGGCAAACGTGCCGCAATCGCAGAccatctattaaaaaaaagacacaTAAGAATCTTGAACTAGTTTAAAGTAAATATTGTCggagaaaaaaaagtaaaactcaCTTGTTTCCTAAGAAACTATGAAGCTTAAtaattgtttcttcttcttcgaaggAGAATCTTCCTCGCTTTATATCTGGTCGGAGATAGTTAGTCCACCGTAATCGGCAACTCTTGCCACATCTCTGCAAACCTGATAAATAAGAGATGaaacaaaatgattaaaaatggaAACAAAAAACATGATTTAAAGTGCAAATTAAGAGACATACCAGCATTATTGGGGAGGGTTCTCCAGTTACCATATCCATGTTTCTGGATATACTCGATAAGCTTCTGGTCTTCCTCTGAAGTCCATGGCCCTTTCTTGAGTCCGTTCTTCTCGCAACAAGGTGATCGTCCCATTTGATGTTTTTGATGATTAATGATTAATCACAAGAAGTTGGTCAATCTGCTTTTATCAATTATTATGAGCTAATCTGACAGTTTAAAGGAAATtatgagaaagagagaaacaaaggtCGTATGGTACGTAAAGGAAAGTACGAAGTATATATAGGCATTGAAGAAGAGGGGAGAAGTCAATATGGTTCGGCGCCGTCCTCGGTTTCACAATTACTATACGTGTccctttaattttttcttaaaagaaaTCGAATAAATGTTGTGTTTATACTTATACCATGGTATCTGTTTATTATGTACATGCCTATTACTGGCTTGATGATTTCCTTTTGGAGTTTGAGTCTGTTTTCATGCTTACATATTAACTACAAAATCGAACAGGACGTTTATAACTAACCGCGCAGATGCAAAATACATACTTTTTTAAAGGGATACCATTCACAAACTCAAACTCGAACTCAAGAGAACACCACCGACCATGTTTTTTTCTGCTAAAAAATAGGATAGTGAAAGATACTTCTTGAAACAGGTTGTGTCATTGTTTCCTCGTGAGTACTGTTAAATTTACTAAACATTTTCTGGAGCGGTGATCAATAgtttgttaaaaattaataaaagtatCTTAATAAGCCTATATAATATATCTTGCTCTATTGAAACTTTGATAACTCTTAAAAGTAGCTGTAACGTTGAAAAATGCAGTTTTGTTAGTCCTGTTCATCATGATCgtaatttagcaaaaaaaaaatattcatcatGATCatgaaacatatatatgatatgagTCAAACAACCTAAGATCatttccaaaataaaacaaGAGTAACCTTTATTCTCATCAATTTCTCAGCAATAATCATTGATAATATCTTTAGGGTCAAATCATCGATAATCTTTAAAATGGTTACAACATCAAGGAAGTAATGAAAAAAAACGTAacgaaaatttataaaattatctgGCTCTAGCATATGGGAATCGACGTAACCATATTTAATGTAAACAACATACTCACATATTGTAGAAATTCACTTGTAAAAGAAATACGCTTAAATATTCAAATCTCGTTCTTAAAGGAGGGGACGACTAATTAACATGATGTAGTTATCGTAGTTAGCGCATAAGTATTGGTATTACTATATTGGTTACTGTAAAAACGAAAATTGTAATACTATtgtaatttaagaaaaattcttgggttcaccaaccaatagtgtttgagtatttaatatttgatatcttttaaacaaggaaacaaaattgaatttccaaataaaattatatttttaaaataaaacaataaaaatacataaaaatagttataaaaaataaataaataaatattgttaaaccgttagcaaaatactaaatcctaaacttcaaaccctaaattataaaccttaaatcttggataaaccgtaaaccattggaaaattttaaaccctaaatcatacattaaaaactaaatcttaataacactaaaccctaaaccctaatcactaaactctaaacccttggataaactctgaaccctcggataaatcataaactctaaatcaaaatatttaaaattaaaccctagagtttatgatttatccaagggttcagagtttacccaagggttcagagtttacccaagggtttagggtttagtgattaggatttagggtttagtgttattaaaatttagtttttaatgtatgatttagggtttaagattttccaacggtttagagtttatccaaagtttaaggtttaacgtttagggtttagggtttaggatttagggtatagggtttagtattttgccgaagacttaacaatattaattaatttattttttgtaactatttttatgtaattttattattttattttaaaaatataatctaatttggatattcaattttatttccttttttaaaagatatcaaatatcaaatactcaaatatTATTGGATGGTGAACTTATAATTTCTCCAAAATTTAAGCGTTAAAAAACGGTGAATCAACTATATATTTGCTTGTGTTGCATATTAAATTacgagttattcttgggttcaccccctatgATGAACCTCTAGGTTTACCATCCAATAGGATTTctttatttgaaatttgatatcttttaaaaaaggaaacaaaatattatcaagttatattatatttttataataaaaataaaaaaaaaaatagcagttaa includes:
- the LOC111207741 gene encoding transcription factor MYB102, translated to MGRSPCCEKNGLKKGPWTSEEDQKLIEYIQKHGYGNWRTLPNNAGLQRCGKSCRLRWTNYLRPDIKRGRFSFEEEETIIKLHSFLGNKWSAIAARLPGRTDNEIKNFWNTHIRKKLIRMGIDPVTHSPRLDLLDISTILASSLYNSSSHESHHVNMSTLMMDAHRQQQQYPLVNPEILKLATSLFSQNQTQNYMVDHDSSTHENHTGYHNDVNQTGVNQYQTDHQELQSCLPPFPNEAQFNNMDHRFNGFGEHTLVSTSNTLVQDCNIPTFNDYESSSFVLDPSYSDQSFNFTNSVLNTPSSSPTTLNSCSTTYINSTSCTTEDEMESYCNNLMKFDIPDFLDICGVII